The DNA segment CGAGACGGCCTCGTGCAGGTGCTCCGGCGCGCCGTGGTGCCCGTGGACGAGGCCGCGCGCCCTCACGCCGTCGGTGGCCAGCCGGCCCGCCAGGGCGGTGAGGTACGCCTCTGCCTCGGCCTGGTTCGTCTGCATCAGCCTCTCGAGGTGGCGCCGCGCCTCCGGCGAGCGCAGCGTGCCGTTGAGCAGGCCGAGCGGCGTGATCACGTGGCAGAGGAGCAGCTCGGCGTCGTGCGCCTTGGCGATCTCGCCGGCGGCGGCGACCGCGTACTCGGCGCGCTGCGAGCCGTCGAGCGGCGCCACGATGCGGCGGTAGCCGCGCCGCCCGGCGTCGTCGGCGGGCGGCGGGGCGTCGGTCCGCGCCAGCAGGACGGAGACGCTGGGCAGCGAGAACAGCTTGTGCGCCACGGAGCCGAGCCCCGTCCCGTCCCCGCCCCCGTGCCCGCGGGCGCTGAGGACGACGAGGTCGTGGTTGTGCTCGACGGCCCAGCGCGCGATGGCGTCGGCCGCCTGGCCGTCGACGACCGCCACCTCGACGTCGGGGACGTCGTTGGCCAGGCGGCCGGCCACCTCCTCGAGGTACGCCGTGGCCCGGCCCCGCTCGAACTCGTAGCCGAGCGGGTCCCAGCCGGCGGCGGCCGTGGGCTCCAGGACGTGGAGCAGCGTGACCTTTACCGGCGCGACGCGCGCGAGCGCCCTGACGTGGTCGAGGGCGGCCTCGGCACGCTGCGACGTGTCCAGAGGGACGAGCAGACGCTGGAACGTGGGACGCCACCTCCTCCCTCGCCAGGCCCCGAGCCTGACGATGGTGCGGGTTTTCGTTGACGAGAGGGCGGAGACCCCGCGGTAACCCGTTGACGGGTCCGCACGGAGACTCCGTCAGCGTTCGTAGTCCAGGATACAGGGCGCCGGCGTCCCCACCCCCGCCGCGGGCTACGTACGCCGGCGCGTCAGAAGCGCTCGGTGACGGTCTTCACCTCGGTGAACAGCCGCAGGTAGTCGGGTCCGCCGGCCTTCGAGTTCGTGCCGGAGAGGTCGAAGCCGCCGAACGGCTGCACGCCCACCAGGGCGCCGGTGATCTTGCGGTTGACGTAGAGGTTGCCGACGCGGAACTCGCGCCTGGCGCGCTCGATGCGGGCGCGGTCGCGGCTGATCAGACCGCCCGTGAGCGCGTAGGTCGTGGAGTTCGCGTACCTCAGGGCGGCGTCGAAGTCGGGGGCCTCGAGGACCGCGACGACCGGACCGAAGATCTCCTCGCAGGCGAT comes from the Trueperaceae bacterium genome and includes:
- a CDS encoding universal stress protein gives rise to the protein MVRLGAWRGRRWRPTFQRLLVPLDTSQRAEAALDHVRALARVAPVKVTLLHVLEPTAAAGWDPLGYEFERGRATAYLEEVAGRLANDVPDVEVAVVDGQAADAIARWAVEHNHDLVVLSARGHGGGDGTGLGSVAHKLFSLPSVSVLLARTDAPPPADDAGRRGYRRIVAPLDGSQRAEYAVAAAGEIAKAHDAELLLCHVITPLGLLNGTLRSPEARRHLERLMQTNQAEAEAYLTALAGRLATDGVRARGLVHGHHGAPEHLHEAVSREEPDLVVACAHGASGTGSLPFGRTVQTLARFGSAPLLVVQDLEAGAVAAAVAAAAEQRPGH